One Alosa alosa isolate M-15738 ecotype Scorff River chromosome 22, AALO_Geno_1.1, whole genome shotgun sequence DNA segment encodes these proteins:
- the LOC125287543 gene encoding serine protease 33-like isoform X1 produces MWRITGLRSVGHDRRTLLERSFARVGELSLKEPSGTLVKLKRVVVHPDYSYQEKEGMIYNDMALVQLQDTVSFSHMVKPVDLPSPRDIRSDAECWVTGWGHVAENKPLGGKETLQEVRVSLVDDITCRRLFPKMTDGMTCAGDLNGGKDACQNDSGGPLVCVPAGDEKRRFVQVGIVSFGKGCGHGGREVRATEVKVADC; encoded by the exons ATGTGGAGGATCACTGGTCTCAGATCAGTGGGTCATGACCGCAGGACACTGCTGGAA CGTTCGTTTGCTCGTGTCGGGGAGCTGAGCCTGAAGGAACCTTCTGGAACTCTGGTGAAGCTGAAGCGCGTGGTGGTGCATCCAGACTACAGCTACCAGGAGAAGGAAGGTATGATCTACAACGACATGGCCCTGGTGCAGCTGCAGGACACTGTGTCCTTCTCCCACATGGTGAAGCCCGTGGACCTGCCCAGCCCCCGAGACATTAGATCCGACGCTGAATGCTGGGTCACTGGCTGGGGCCACGTAGCTGAGAaca agCCGCTGGGTGGGAAGGAGACTCTGCAGGAAGTGCGGGTGTCTCTGGTTGATGACATCACGTGTCGCCGGCTCTTCCCCAAGATGACTGACGGCATGACATGCGCTGGTGACCTTAATGGAGGGAAGGACGCCTgccag aatgACTCTGGAGGGCCCCTGGTGTGTGTCCCTGCtggagatgagaagaggaggtTTGTGCAGGTCGGCATCGTCAGCTTTGGGAAGGGGTGTGGCC atggagggagagaagtacgtgCAACTGAGGTGAAAGTAGCCGACTGCTGA
- the LOC125287543 gene encoding serine protease 33-like isoform X2, which yields MSQRSFARVGELSLKEPSGTLVKLKRVVVHPDYSYQEKEGMIYNDMALVQLQDTVSFSHMVKPVDLPSPRDIRSDAECWVTGWGHVAENKPLGGKETLQEVRVSLVDDITCRRLFPKMTDGMTCAGDLNGGKDACQNDSGGPLVCVPAGDEKRRFVQVGIVSFGKGCGHGGREVRATEVKVADC from the exons ATGTCCcag CGTTCGTTTGCTCGTGTCGGGGAGCTGAGCCTGAAGGAACCTTCTGGAACTCTGGTGAAGCTGAAGCGCGTGGTGGTGCATCCAGACTACAGCTACCAGGAGAAGGAAGGTATGATCTACAACGACATGGCCCTGGTGCAGCTGCAGGACACTGTGTCCTTCTCCCACATGGTGAAGCCCGTGGACCTGCCCAGCCCCCGAGACATTAGATCCGACGCTGAATGCTGGGTCACTGGCTGGGGCCACGTAGCTGAGAaca agCCGCTGGGTGGGAAGGAGACTCTGCAGGAAGTGCGGGTGTCTCTGGTTGATGACATCACGTGTCGCCGGCTCTTCCCCAAGATGACTGACGGCATGACATGCGCTGGTGACCTTAATGGAGGGAAGGACGCCTgccag aatgACTCTGGAGGGCCCCTGGTGTGTGTCCCTGCtggagatgagaagaggaggtTTGTGCAGGTCGGCATCGTCAGCTTTGGGAAGGGGTGTGGCC atggagggagagaagtacgtgCAACTGAGGTGAAAGTAGCCGACTGCTGA
- the LOC125287222 gene encoding uncharacterized protein LOC125287222, with protein MQRAKENIVGPYRLKLNHNAKTRYDEKIKGIKGLDPYEHSDWSGNVNLLPNFQHPYIYNYMILSVSAYTHKVFSNFKSLQQAQVFFTDGWVQDLEMVKVGQKTVVRSKVNHSMRLSQKPLQPWVILTACGEVESAHCTCMAGVAEKCAHVAALLYKIDTTVRLRGNVTPTDVEAYWVMPSNITKVQGVPGHTIDFTTSSARKKALDRSVCGDTSTAPKIRTRSGGTCLPQKTLADLKPLTELMHAHRSGLCSVMEEFCHLYVDPIQPCVLPKSLQGLRDPQMDGCDLSVLLQHCEGLTHLVAVTATEAAALEKNTRQQHKSDIWHSTRAGRITASIIHAVVSTSITRPAKSTVQKVCYPQKPSLRQTDNGPEAIKWGREKEATARASSSHRRSCGTGT; from the exons ATGCAGCGGGCTAAAGAAAACATTGTCGGACCATACCGCCTTAAACTAAATCATAATGCAAAGACGAGGTATGACGAAAAAATAAAGGGAATCAAAGGACTGGATCCTTATGAGCATAGCGACTGGTCAGGGAACGTCAACCTGCTGCCCAACTTCCAGCACCCATATATATACAACTACATGATATTAAGTGTTAGTGCGTACACGCACAAAGTTTTCAGTAACTTCAAGTCGCTGCAGCAGGCCCAGGTCTTTTTTACAGATGGGTGGGTCCAGGACCTGGAGATGGTAAAAGTGGGGCAGAAAACTGTCGTCCGTTCAAAG GTGAATCACTCCATGCGACTCAGCCAGAAGCCCCTACAGCCATGGGTCATACTTACAGCATGTGGGGAAGTGGAGAGCGCTCACTGCACTTGTATGGCTGGTGTGGCAGAGAAGTGCGCACATGTGGCAGCCCTCCTGTACAAGATCGATACAACTGTGCGTCTGCGGGGAAATGTGACTCCAACAGATGTTGAAGCGTACTGGGTGATGCCCTCCAATATAACCAAAGTGCAGGGAGTGCCTGGCCATACTATTGACTTTACAACAAGCTCTGCCCGAAAAAAGGCACTTGATCGGTCAGTGTGTGGAGACACCAGCACAGCACCCAAGATCCGGACCCGCTCAGGTGGCACATGTTTACCGCAGAAGACACTTGCTGATTTAAAACCCCTCACAgaactcatgcatgcacacaggtcCGGACTGTGCTCTGTAATGGAGGAATTCTGCCACCTCTATGTTGACCCCATTCAGCCATGTGTCCTGCCCAAGTCACTGCAAGGCCTTCGCGACCCACAAATGGATGGCTGTGACTTGTCGGTCCTGCTTCAACACTGTGAGGGCCTGACACACCTTGTGGCAGTGACAGCCACAGAGGCAGCTGCACTGGAAAAGaacacaagacagcagcacaaGTCTGACATATGGCACAGCACACGGGCTGGAAGGATAACCGCCTCCATCATACACGCTGTTGTCTCCACCTCCATAACCAGACCAGCAAAGTCAACTGTGCAAAAGGTGTGCTATCCACAGAAACCTTCACTGAGACAGACTGACAATGGCCCAGAGGCCATTAAatgggggagagaaaaagaggctaCGGCAAGGGCCTCCTCATCACACAGACGGAGCTGCGGCACAGGGACATGA